The Caldisericota bacterium genome includes a window with the following:
- a CDS encoding biotin/lipoyl-containing protein, with protein MGKKFKVTVDGETFEVEISEIGPQRVVTQINKEDSKIEKPKVAETQAKKPYEKEITDTPANTIKTEPISIKTKDVSKSGASIVAAPLPGKVLSVNVKKGDAVKQGGLLLVIEAMKMENEIFAPENGKIKEIFMNSGDYVITGQKLIELER; from the coding sequence ATGGGTAAAAAATTTAAAGTTACAGTAGATGGAGAAACATTTGAAGTCGAAATTAGTGAAATTGGACCACAACGAGTTGTTACTCAAATAAATAAAGAAGATAGCAAAATTGAAAAACCTAAAGTTGCCGAAACTCAAGCAAAAAAACCCTATGAAAAAGAAATTACTGATACTCCTGCTAATACAATTAAAACAGAACCAATATCGATAAAAACAAAAGATGTTTCCAAAAGTGGAGCAAGTATCGTAGCAGCGCCACTTCCAGGAAAAGTACTCTCCGTGAATGTTAAAAAAGGAGACGCAGTAAAACAAGGAGGCTTACTACTTGTAATAGAGGCAATGAAAATGGAAAATGAAATTTTTGCACCAGAAAATGGAAAGATTAAAGAAATTTTTATGAATTCAGGTGATTATGTTATAACGGGCCAAAAATTGATTGAATTAGAAAGATAG
- a CDS encoding sodium ion-translocating decarboxylase subunit beta — protein sequence MQSLVINLFRQNGFYSITWGELLMIGIGLFLIYLAIFKKAEPLLLLPIGFGCILSNLPLGAALLEKGGFFELIYTYLIQTEIIPVLIFLGVGALTDFGPLIANPITLLIGASAQIGIFITFFIASMSNFSLMEAGAIGIIGGATGPATIYTAIKLAPHLLGPIAVAAYMYMALIPIIQPPIMRLLTTKKERSVVMEQLRPVSKVEKILFPIFISLIVSIIIPEASLLIGMFMLGNLLRESGVTDRLAKTVSNQFMDVLVILIATTIGSTMQADKFLTKGTLIIIGLGIIAFVTSTIGGLLFAKLLYYFTKGKVNPLIGSAGVSAVPMAARISQRVGQEENPGNFLLMHAMGPNIAGAIGAIVAAGIMITLLAR from the coding sequence ATGCAAAGTCTTGTCATAAACTTATTTAGACAAAATGGATTTTACAGTATTACCTGGGGAGAATTACTAATGATTGGGATAGGATTATTCCTAATCTACCTTGCAATTTTTAAAAAGGCAGAGCCACTTCTTCTCCTTCCAATTGGGTTTGGCTGCATATTATCAAACCTTCCCTTAGGTGCTGCTTTACTTGAAAAAGGAGGATTCTTTGAATTAATATACACTTATTTAATACAAACGGAAATTATACCAGTTTTAATATTTTTAGGTGTCGGCGCTCTTACAGATTTTGGTCCTTTGATTGCAAATCCAATAACTTTATTGATAGGGGCTTCGGCACAAATTGGAATTTTTATCACATTTTTTATCGCAAGCATGTCAAATTTTAGCCTCATGGAAGCAGGAGCAATAGGAATCATTGGAGGAGCTACTGGGCCAGCAACAATATATACCGCAATTAAACTTGCTCCTCACCTGCTAGGCCCAATTGCTGTCGCAGCATATATGTATATGGCGCTTATTCCAATCATTCAACCCCCGATTATGCGATTGCTCACTACAAAAAAAGAAAGAAGCGTTGTAATGGAACAGTTACGCCCTGTTTCCAAAGTTGAAAAAATTCTTTTTCCTATTTTTATATCGCTCATAGTTTCCATAATTATCCCGGAAGCTTCTTTGTTAATTGGAATGTTTATGTTGGGTAATCTTCTCAGAGAAAGTGGAGTTACTGATAGGCTTGCAAAAACAGTTAGCAATCAATTTATGGATGTTCTCGTAATTCTTATTGCAACTACTATCGGGTCCACAATGCAGGCAGATAAATTTTTAACAAAGGGAACTCTTATTATTATTGGTCTTGGAATCATTGCTTTTGTTACAAGTACGATAGGAGGCTTACTCTTTGCTAAACTTTTGTATTATTTCACGAAGGGCAAGGTCAATCCCCTCATTGGATCCGCTGGAGTATCTGCCGTACCAATGGCAGCAAGGATTTCTCAAAGAGTAGGGCAGGAAGAAAATCCTGGTAATTTTTTGCTTATGCATGCAATGGGTCCAAATATCGCTGGGGCAATCGGAGCAATAGTCGCAGCAGGAATAATGATTACTTTACTTGCAAGATAA
- a CDS encoding OadG family protein produces MKIDLISEIVLFSIMGQIGVFVVLGVLYGLLILFTFIFYRKEKEPAQFVSVPLKGIKSEIDKRKIAAISAALYQYLNQTYKVRLTKRKFSKNKSYEKLKIKRWKNG; encoded by the coding sequence ATGAAAATTGATCTAATTAGTGAAATAGTTTTATTTAGTATCATGGGACAAATAGGGGTGTTTGTTGTGCTTGGAGTACTATATGGTTTACTCATTTTATTTACATTCATATTTTACAGAAAAGAAAAAGAACCGGCACAGTTTGTATCTGTCCCACTGAAGGGGATAAAGAGTGAAATAGATAAGAGAAAAATTGCAGCAATAAGTGCAGCACTATATCAATATTTAAATCAAACCTACAAAGTAAGGTTGACTAAAAGAAAATTCTCCAAAAATAAATCATATGAAAAATTAAAGATAAAGAGGTGGAAAAATGGGTAA